One Ogataea parapolymorpha DL-1 chromosome VI, whole genome shotgun sequence DNA window includes the following coding sequences:
- a CDS encoding Autophagy-related protein 25, translating to MEEIFEKSQLENQQPTSKEAEPALKPVDVMSIKNAAQYVNQKLSAKGYFSNKPNKLRQLLLLSLDSSQLIPENAENFEISEKVYENDRNIMNIIYSLLNSAEISKQFKETALKKMADKDAEIELLKSEVERLNNKVDEKERNIQSLQLDKIKSDLQAKHYQTMLNNVNAKNKEQERTFKLYSEEVKRELRRNEMEVDRLESKLSNMNKRRASPRDDAGAEPKRQKFDNDRFLSLVEENSHLQHDLNKLVGVLLRLQKFLKSFGQLNSNSKVPSTFIPTDSELLAIDHHNFDLQKYDLILFDLLKPLNGDSIDDTFKFKKNNQTDKDQEIASLRNRLSEMEQNYERVLATMEQWKTYRKQK from the coding sequence ATGgaagaaatatttgaaaaatcgCAGCTGGAGAACCAGCAGCCAACATCCAAAGAGGCCGAGCCCGCTTTGAAGCCTGTGGATGTGATGTCCATTAAAAATGCTGCGCAGTATGTCAACCAGAAGCTTTCCGCCAAAGGTTATTTCTCAAACAAACCAAATAAACTGAGACAGCTGCTCCTTTTGAGTCTGGATAGCTCTCAATTGATTCCGGAGAATGCAGAAAACTTCGAGATCAGCGAAAAGGTGTACGAAAATGACAGGAACATAATGAACATCATCTACTCGCTGCTGAACTCGGCAGAGATCTCTAAACAGTTTAAAGAAACCGcactaaaaaaaatggcTGATAAGGACGCCGAGATAGAACTGCTCAAAAGCGAAGTGGAAAGACTCAACAACAAGGTCGATGAGAAGGAAAGAAACATCCAGTCTTTACAATTGGATAAGATCAAGTCCGATCTGCAAGCTAAGCATTACCAAACCATGCTCAATAATGTCAACGCCAAAAATAAAGAGCAGGAGCGCACATTTAAATTATATTCAGAAGAGGTGAAACGAGAGTTACGCAGAAACGAAATGGAAGTGGACAGACTCGAAAGCAAGCTATCCAACATGAACAAGCGCAGAGCCAGTCCAAGAGACGACGCGGGAGCTGAGCCGAAAAGACAGAAATTCGACAACGACCGTTTTTTGTCGTTGGTCGAAGAAAATTCGCATTTGCAACACGATCTAAACAAACTGGTCGGTGTGCTATTGAGGCTACAGAAATTCCTAAAATCGTTTGGCCAGCTGAACTCCAACAGTAAGGTGCCATCCACCTTTATTCCGACCGACAGTGAGCTTCTGGCCATAGATCACCATAATTTCGACCTACAAAAATACGATTTGATACTATTTGATCTTCTCAAGCCTCTGAATGGCGACAGCATTGACGACacgttcaagttcaaaaagaATAACCAGACAGACAAGGACCAGGAAATTGCTAGTTTGCGAAATCGGCTCTCAGAAATGGAGCAGAACTACGAGCGCGTGCTGGCAACGATGGAACAGTGGAAAACATATCGCAAGCAGAAATGA
- a CDS encoding Aromatic/aminoadipate aminotransferase 1 — MTVKDLSHHLSNEAKRRNASALKTAFKYFGKDNIVFLGGGLPLSDYFPWDKITATSPAPPFANGIGAKPTNEADTVITEVGKTTDLEFDIPLARSLQYGHTEGQPELLDFIREHTEIIHKIPNSEWDVIVTVGNTQSWEASLRTFCNPGDFIVVEEYTFPSAIETARALSVNFAPVEMDDKGIIPEKLDQLFTEWDPAKPKPKLLYTIGTGQNPTGSSLSNERRKAIYDIACKHDFIIIEDEPYYFLQMDDYKKNSDEPAAVTHEEFLAALVKSFSSMDVEGRVVRLDSFSKVLAPGARLGWIVAQKPLLERFVRLHEVSIQTASGFTQTLVSGLLGRWGQKGYIDWLIGLRKEYTIKRNFTIDSLSKHMPSVVKYEPPFAGMFFTVKIDAAKHPKFASEFGKDPLKVEAAIYEKSLEQGCLMIPGSWFKSPNFKDHNSSEIFFRGTYAAVALDKLDIGLERFGKAVELEFSS; from the coding sequence ATGACCGTGAAAGATTTGAGCCACCATCTGTCCAACGAAGCCAAGCGCAGAAACGCCTCTGCCCTGAAAACCGCGTTCAAGTATTTCGGCAAGGACAACATTGTTTTCCTCGGCGGAGGACTCCCGCTCTCTGACTACTTCCCTTGGGACAAGATCACTGCCACTTCTCCCGCACCTCCTTTTGCAAATGGAATTGGTGCCAAGCCTACCAACGAGGCCGACACCGTGATCACCGAGGTCGGAAAGACTACAGACTTGGAGTTTGATATTCCTCTTGCCAGATCTTTGCAATACGGACACACCGAGGGCCAGCCagagctgcttgatttcATCAGAGAACACACCGAAATAATCCACAAAATTCCTAACAGTGAATGGGACGTTATCGTCACCGTGGGGAACACTCAATCGTGGGAGGCTTCTTTGAGAACTTTCTGTAATCCCGGAGATttcatcgtcgtcgaaGAATACACCTTCCCTTCCGCTATTGAAACCGCTAGAGCCCTGAGCGTCAACTTTGCTCCTGTGGAAATGGACGACAAGGGAATCATTCCAGAGAAATTGGATCAGCTATTCACAGAATGGGACCCTGCCAAGCCAAAGCCTAAGCTGCTGTACACTATCGGTACCGGTCAAAACCCTACCGGATCGTCTCTTTCCAAcgagagaagaaaagcCATCTACGATATTGCTTGCAAGCATGACTTTATCAtcatcgaggacgagccaTACTACTTCTTACAAATGGACGATTACAAGAAAAACTCTGACGAGCCTGCGGCCGTCACTCACGAGGAGTTCCTTGCTGCGCTTGTGAAATCCTTCTCTTCTATGGACGTCGAGGGAAGAGTTGTCAGACTGGACTCGTTCTCCAAAGTCCTCGCTCCAGGAGCCAGACTGGGCTGGATTGTTGCTCAGAAGCCACTGCTCGAGAGATTTGTCAGATTGCACGAGGTCAGCATTCAGACAGCTTCTGGTTTCACGCAAACTTTGGTGTCCGGTCTGCTTGGAAGATGGGGCCAGAAGGGCTACATTGATTGGCTGATTGGCCTGCGGAAGGAGTACACCATCAAGAGAAACTTCACCATCGACAGTCTGTCCAAGCATATGCCATCTGTCGTGAAGTACGAGCCTCCTTTTGCTGGTATGTTCTTTACTGTGAAGATCGACGCTGCCAAACACCCCAAATTTGCTTCTGAGTTCGGTAAGGACCCATTGAAGGTGGAGGCTGCCATCTACGAAAAATCGCTGGAACAGGGATGTCTGATGATTCCAGGGTCGTGGTTCAAGTCGCCAAACTTCAAGGACCACAACTCGTCGGaaatcttcttcagagGCACCTATGCCGCCGTTGCTCTTGATAAGCTGGACATCGGATTGGAGAGATTTGGTAAGGCTGTGGAGCTCGAGTTCAGCTCCTAA
- a CDS encoding Protein HIR1, translating into MHILKFPWLTHTEEKRKYEVFSVSVSADGQRLASGGLDGKVRIWSVETLKKYKQEVSQKEPENDLLEDGSSLDGGLEEPLANNVDFDPTICRPLCSMGRHTGAVTCVRFSPTGRFLASGSDDKVILIWEKDEEKTRIMAQNMEHRLQFGTDLETADLEHWTVRKRLVAHDNDIQDMAWAPDASILVTVGLDRSIIVWSGVTFEKIKRFDIHQSHVKGVVFDPANKYFATCSDDRTLRIFRYHRTSPTEMSFTVESIIREPFRKTPLTTYYRRCSWSPDGQNIASPNAINGGLCSVAIIERGSWASDISLIGHDAPCEVCSFSPRLYEIQGISQKDKEPEISTVLATAGQDRTLAIWNTGAATPLVVAADISMNTITDLAWDPNGEVLFLSSLDGSIMTVFFDEYELGSAIPIDQHDSVLNKYGADRDSMVFPESVEQLELEEKAEAILKTKTPSTKLDRLMEKMESMEPLGQTGMFAQPELNTQAAPQVNMLVPRSKKHPDKVMPTIKTKPVSSPAKSTPNVLTPSAQKVTVTKSGKKRVAPMLISGSQPAQNLPKPALVVKREPKHQSQLSKPAVKIPRLGLQTMVSSLRDNVVSETPIGDHDTENDIDHISEITHAPKRPISTRSSTAKRKREVETPQYLATSMVTPATIFTDMRVQPRVLLEFKGPDLANGVVMEIRNSGEDDGEEEVDYDDLEEFNSINKLSVFHAKEKLDQFQFFYNHKFTAACSSSFVDATERQVEFWAVATETGVVFILSDFGRQLLPPFQLGNNLTHLLSNKQYVLAVTSSGLFYSWDVEKRASILSAVSISPIINQFAEIDSKRFENSVKVASILLNSNGWPIVTLSNDHVFMFNPDLESWINVLDPWYLQNVPQTDIDPAGFKSRTYRILYKRLARNYKPNGSLDKPTADVINGTFKSLTKLISESV; encoded by the coding sequence ATGCACATTTTGAAGTTTCCGTGGCTCACCCATACGGAGGAGAAGCGGAAGTACGAGGTGTTCTCCGTATCCGTATCGGCGGATGGTCAGCGGCTCGCTTCTGGAGGTCTTGATGGCAAGGTCAGAATCTGGTCCGTGGAGACATTGAAGAAGTACAAGCAGGAGGTGTCTCAGAAGGAACCGGAGAATGATCTTTTGGAGGACGGGTCCAGCTTGGACGGCGGCTTGGAGGAGCCGTTAGCGAATAACGTTGATTTTGACCCGACAATCTGCCGTCCGCTTTGCTCAATGGGTCGTCACACGGGAGCAGTGACGTGTGTGAGATTTTCTCCCACGGGACGCTTTCTTGCGAGCGGGTCTGACGACAAGGTGATTCTGATTTGGGAgaaagacgaggaaaaaaCGCGGATTATGGCCCAAAATATGGAGCATCGTCTACAGTTTGGTACAGACTTGGAAACGGCAGATCTAGAGCATTGGACGGTGCGAAAACGTCTCGTTGCTCACGACAATGATATCCAGGACATGGCGTGGGCTCCCGATGCGTCTATCTTGGTTACAGTCGGGCTGGATCGTTCAATCATTGTGTGGTCCGGGGTCacttttgagaaaattAAAAGATTTGATATTCATCAGTCTCATGTTAAGGGTGTGGTTTTTGATCCGGCGAACAAGTATTTCGCCACCTGTTCGGACGACAGAACATTGAGGATCTTTAGGTACCACAGGACTTCTCCGACGGAAATGTCCTTTACCGTGGAATCCATCATAAGAGAGCCGTTTCGCAAGACTCCACTGACGACGTATTACCGACGCTGTTCGTGGTCTCCAGACGGCCAGAACATAGCGTCTCCAAATGCAATTAATGGCGGTCTGTGTTCGGTTGCCATTATAGAGCGAGGCAGCTGGGCCAGCGATATCAGTTTAATTGGTCATGACGCGCCTTGCGAGGTGTGTTCGTTCTCTCCACGGTTATATGAAATTCAAGGGATTTCCCAGAAAGATAAAGAGCCGGAAATTTCGACTGTTCTGGCGACAGCAGGCCAGGACCGGACATTGGCTATATGGAACACGGGAGCTGCGACGCCGCTCGTTGTTGCGGCAGATATTTCCATGAACACTATCACAGATTTGGCCTGGGACCCGAACGGAGAGGTCCTATTTTTGTCTTCCCTTGACGGTTCCATAATGACGGTTTTCTTTGATGAATACGAACTGGGTTCTGCTATCCCGATCGATCAGCATGACAGCGTCCTGAACAAGTACGGTGCCGACAGGGACAGCATGGTTTTCCCAGAGAGTGTTGAACAGTTGGAACTCGAAGAGAAAGCTGAGGCCATATTAAAGACGAAAACACCCTCGACGAAGTTAGACAGACTCatggaaaaaatggaaTCGATGGAGCCGTTGGGCCAGACAGGCATGTTTGCGCAGCCGGAGCTGAACACCCAGGCAGCACCGCAGGTGAACATGTTGGtgccaagatcgaaaaaACATCCTGATAAAGTTATGCCTACGATCAAGACCAAGCCTGTGAGCTCGCCGGCGAAGTCCACCCCCAACGTATTGACACCTAGTGCACAGAAAGTGACTGTGACGAAGTCTGGCAAAAAACGTGTTGCTCCCATGCTAATTTCTGGGTCCCAGCCTGCACAAAACCTGCCAAAGCCTGCTTTGGTGGTTAAACGTGAGCCCAAACACCAATCGCAACTCTCAAAACCGGCAGTTAAAATCCCAAGACTAGGGTTGCAAACCATGGTTTCCTCTCTGCGGGATAACGTTGTCAGTGAAACGCCGATTGGAGACCACGACACCGAAAACGATATTGACCACATTTCTGAGATCACACACGCTCCTAAAAGGCCAATATCAACACGCTCATCCACAgccaagagaaaaagagaggTGGAAACTCCTCAATACCTTGCCACGTCGATGGTCACGCCGGCTACCATATTCACCGACATGAGAGTACAGCCACGAGTACTGCTAGAATTCAAAGGACCCGATCTTGCTAATGGGGTGGTCATGGAGATACGCAACAGCGGAGAGGACGATGGCGAGGAAGAAGTTGATTACGACGACCTTGAGGAGTTTAATTCTATCAACAAATTATCAGTGTTCCATGCAAAGGAAAAACTGGACCAATTCCAATTTTTCTACAACCACAAGTTCACCGCTGCCTGCAGTTCCTCGTTTGTGGATGCTACCGAGCGCCAGGTAGAGTTCTGGGCCGTGGCCACCGAGACGGGAGTGGTGTTTATCCTGTCTGATTTTGGCCGTCAGCTGTTGCCTCCATTTCAATTGGGAAATAATTTGACACATTTACTTAGCAACAAGCAGTATGTTCTGGCCGTCACGTCTTCCGGCTTGTTCTACAGCTGGGATGTTGAGAAACGCGCAAGTATTTTGTCCGCAGTGTCGATATCTCCCATTATCAACCAATTTGCCGAAATCGACTCCAAGAGATTTGAGAATTCAGTCAAGGTGGCTTCCATCCTCCTCAACTCCAACGGCTGGCCAATCGTGACCTTGAGCAACGACCATGTTTTCATGTTCAACCCAGACCTCGAGTCCTGGATAAATGTACTGGATCCCTGGTATCTCCAAAACGTTCCCCAGACAGATATTGATCCTGCCGGCTTCAAATCTAGAACATACCGCATACTCTACAAACGGCTTGCACGCAATTACAAGCCCAACGGCAGTCTTGATAAGCCTACGGCTGACGTGATCAACGGCACTTTCAAGTCTCTCACCAAGCTTATCTCGGAATCCGTTTGA
- a CDS encoding Pre-mRNA-splicing factor CWC24, translating into MFKKRNVKQEQKRKREVEGTGDGGDVVKKSKTEKRGLDTLTRVDGKKESESKVIKQAVSKEQDEESQSEDQSDQSKDVMENKSGRYNIKQLSSSIKTNTVIDYQPDVCKDFLKNGYCGYGDTCKFLHYRDEFKVVKNPKKREWEEVLKKNKRF; encoded by the coding sequence ATGTTCAAGAAACGGAATGTGAAGCAGGAGCAGAAGCGAAAGCGTGAGGTAGAGGGGACAGGCGATGGTGGTGATGTCgtgaagaagagcaagacGGAAAAAAGGGGCCTTGACACGTTAACGAGGGTGGACGGCAAAAAAGAGAGCGAGTCTAAGGTAATCAAGCAAGCAGTCAGCAAagagcaggacgaggaaagCCAATCTGAGGATCAAAGTGACCAATCAAAGGATGTTATGGAGAACAAGTCGGGAAGGTACAACATTAAACAATTGTCTTCCAGCATCAAGACCAATACAGTGATAGATTATCAGCCAGATGTTTGCAAAGACTTCCTTAAGAATGGCTATTGTGGTTATGGAGATACGTGCAAGTTTTTGCATTACAGGGATGAGTTTAAGGTCGTGAAGAACCCGAAGAAAAGGGAATGGGAGGAggtgttgaagaagaataaAAGATTCTAA
- a CDS encoding Transcriptional activator HAC1, with translation MTALNSSIQHQEVSSDLPFGTLPPRKRAKTEEEKEQRRVERILRNRRAAHASREKKRRHVEYLENYVTDLESALATHEGNYRKMAKIQSGLISLLSEHGIDYSSVDLTVEPCPKVERPEGLELTGSIPVKKQKIASAKSPKSLSKKSKSEIPSPSFDEDMFSEEENENDDGIEEYGKPEQEPTEAPSLSHNRKRKAQDAYISPPGSTSPSKLKLEEDERISKQEYSNLFDDTEDIFPSEKSSSLELYKQDDLTMASFVKQEEEEMVPFVKQEDELKFPDSGFNADDCHLIQVEDLCSFNSVHHPAVMIVKL, from the coding sequence ATGACTGCTCTCAACAGCTCTATCCAACACCAAGAAGTCTCTTCGGACTTGCCTTTTGGAACTCTACCTCCAAGAAAGCGTGCCAAGACCGAAGAGGAGAAAGAGCAAAGAAGAGTTGAAAGAATCTTGAGAAACAGAAGGGCCGCTCACGCGTCTagagaaaagaagagaagaCATGTTGAGTACCTGGAAAACTATGTGACTGATCTGGAATCTGCGCTTGCGACACATGAGGGCAATTATCGGAAGATGGCTAAAATTCAATCTGGCCTGATATCTTTGTTGTCTGAACATGGAATCGATTACTCGTCTGTGGATCTAACTGTTGAACCATGTCCAAAAGTTGAAAGACCGGAAGGTTTGGAGTTGACTGGTTCAATTCCAgtgaaaaaacagaaaatcGCCTCGGCGAAATCGCCAAAATCGTTATCGAAAAAATCGAAGTCGGAAATCCCATCACCAAGTTTTGATGAGGATATGTTTTCTGAGGAAGAAAACGAAAACGACGATGGTATCGAGGAATACGGGAAACCAGAACAAGAACCAACCGAGGCTCCATCTTTGTCTCACAACCGCAAAAGAAAGGCGCAAGATGCTTACATCTCGCCTCCGGGCTCCACCTCCCCATCCAAGTTGAAActtgaagaagacgaaaGGATCTCCAAACAGGAATACAGCAACTTGTTTGATGACACGGAGGACATCTTTCCATCGGAAAAGTCATCAAGTCTCGAGCTGTATAAACAGGATGATCTGACCATGGCATCATTTGTGAAacaagaagaggaagaaatGGTGCCATTTGTGAAACAGGAAGACGAGTTGAAGTTTCCTGATTCGGGTTTCAACGCTGACGATTGTCATCTGATTCAAGTGGAAGACCTCTGCTCTTTTAATAGCGTGCATCATCCAGCAGTGATGATTGTAAAGTTATGA
- a CDS encoding Pre-mRNA-splicing factor 18 translates to MDFARVLNSEIARKKRALQEEQTSKKAKTVSSPEEIRGLPKAADEIASQTVEETDPDTTQCEISGSEAQRIDAQEEGLADKKNLGKTSDKPLSGPQPEPGSYIIEKTDIRDNHAIVSQQCRDYIKHLLNIWESKKDQHTNVDLLETKKWLLPLLVQLKKKSLPHDQLVSLATILYNIQRQKYTDANEAYLQLSIGNVAWPIGLIDIGIRVRTNNMKIGEGSNTSNIMKDERTRQWILAVKRLLTFCELHNVVSND, encoded by the coding sequence ATGGACTTTGCACGGGTGCTTAACTCTGAGATCGCTCGCAAGAAACGCGCTCTTCAGGAAGAGCagacatcaaaaaaggCCAAGACAGTCTCCAGCCCAGAAGAAATACGAGGCCTACCCAAAGCTGCTGACGAGATTGCCAGCCAGACAGTGGAGGAGACAGACCCAGACACCACACAATGTGAAATTTCTGGCTCTGAAGCGCAGAGGATCGACGCGCAAGAAGAGGGACTGGCCGATAAAAAGAATCTCGGAAAAACGTCCGACAAGCCACTGAGTGGACCTCAACCCGAGCCAGGCTCGTATATCATAGAGAAAACCGATATTAGAGACAATCATGCCATAGTGTCCCAACAATGCCGCGACTACATTAAGCATCTCCTCAACATCTGGGAGTCGAAAAAGGATCAGCACACGAACGTGGATCTGCTCGAAACCAAGAAGTGGCTGCTTCCCTTGCTTGTgcagctgaagaaaaaaagtcTGCCTCACGATCAGCTGGTGAGCCTAGCCACAATACTGTACAATATTCAACGCCAAAAATACACAGACGCAAATGAAGCATATCTACAGCTCAGCATAGGAAATGTGGCATGGCCTATAGGACTTATCGACATAGGAATTCGTGTTCGAACAAACAACATGAAGATTGGTGAAGGCTCAAACACTAGCAATATCATGAAGGACGAACGTACTCGGCAATGGATTCTAGCCGTTAAGAGGCTGCTTACATTCTGTGAGCTGCACAATGTCGTTTCAAACGATTAG
- a CDS encoding transcription initiation factor TFIIF beta subunit produces MSAISPPKAAGRPAEPDQSFQDVAYDEDDMPIPDGIAEVNDKQLEESGESLNLDMSKANNQVWLVKLPPALSEVWKNERMLDGRQLGNIKIQQGVSPAKIMLELNEKLQEHKNIDKEYELKMIKHVVENEYVFSEAELSQFKSQAETRTEMVQMPDQPTLNPLDGEEPEESNPWSTAKVPQRASYIPEARGRGYEEENFEEPKKVVPFAKTIPKKTALVGKIVHECQVIPTKLSTNNKLKLLEQKRRLAQMTKRKTITYMKDANAGVLQGRTGPNLQTGSTIQLSRELAARKEQQRLEGRASRMDREHLMKVLFNLFNEYDYWTLKGIREKTNQPEAYLKDCLENIAVMERKGTYALKYRLKDEYKKSREVERKEKQGFGDLEADNRNENDDDGDEDDDIEMEDVA; encoded by the coding sequence atgaGCGCAATTTCTCCGCCAAAGGCTGCCGGTCGACCTGCCGAGCCAGATCAGTCATTCCAAGATGTGGCGTATGATGAGGACGACATGCCCATTCCTGATGGAATTGCAGAGGTGAACGATaagcagctggaagaaaGCGGTGAGTCTCTTAATTTGGACATGTCCAAGGCGAATAATCAGGTCTGGCTTGTCAAGCTTCCCCCAGCTCTCTCTGAGGTGTGGAAAAACGAGAGAATGTTGGATGGACGGCAGCTGGGCAATATAAAGATTCAACAGGGAGTCTCACCAGCCAAAATCATGCTTGAGCTAAATGAGaaacttcaagaacacaaaaatattgataAAGAATATGAACTCAAGATGATCAAGCATGTGGTGGAGAATGAGTATGTGTTCAGCGAGGCCGAGCTAAGTCAGTTCAAAAGCCAAGCGGAGACTAGAACTGAGATGGTCCAGATGCCAGATCAGCCTACATTAAATCCCCTAGACGGTGAAGAGCCGGAGGAATCGAATCCATGGTCCACTGCTAAGGTTCCCCAACGTGCATCATACATTCCTGAGGCACGTGGACGTGGTTACGAGGAAGAAAACTTCgaagagccaaagaaggTGGTTCCATTTGCCAAAACAATTCCCAAGAAGACTGCTCTTGTTGGAAAAATCGTTCACGAGTGTCAGGTCATCCCTACAAAATTATCCACAAACAACAAGCTAAAGCTattggagcagaaacgGAGACTAGCACAGATGACAAAGAGAAAGACCATTACGTACATGAAGGATGCCAACGCCGGTGTTTTGCAAGGAAGAACGGGACCAAATCTGCAAACAGGCTCGACCATCCAGCTATCAAGGGAGCTTGCTGCTAGGAAGGAGCAACAGCGGTTGGAAGGCCGTGCTTCTCGTATGGACAGAGAGCACTTGATGAAGGTCCTGTTCAATCTCTTCAACGAGTACGATTACTGGACGTTGAAAGGTATccgagaaaaaacaaatcAGCCAGAAGCTTACTTGAAGGACTGTTTGGAGAACATTGCGGTGATGGAGCGCAAAGGAACCTATGCTTTGAAATACAGATTAAAAGACGAGTACAAGAAGAGCAGAGAGGTGGAAAGAAAGGAGAAGCAAGGATTTGGAGATTTAGAGGCAGACAACAGAAACGAAAACGATGACGATGgtgacgaagacgatgatATTGAAATGGAGGACGTTGCTTGA
- a CDS encoding Peroxisomal membrane protein PEX23, producing MPTDPNSNPVSKAGLTPSSINSNISEVQPTTGLNTINAAAGVKVKETENLRANFTAKSSLPAGSEITCTPQSSPLLSSTPPTVSKSLIKAYPYLIALNKILGVLTWTDDTSYISVLLVTTATLFILYFENFVIYLGHLSIVGLIFLYSIFRSYVEKEQKKSPTLDDVVHCLTTVSVRADMLLFPVSSLNLTSADLRRLLFTSIFLSPGYILVCYLLFPPKTLLLILVIFFLTYHSSWSRVTRKLLWRSSIVRAFCFYNTGLIFESGNNEKSSLFKTAMNKTNKKLKEVTRKAGGKHSGPVRFTYVLYENQRRWLGVGWTPNLLSYERTPWTDEFLNEAESPDNFELPQLNDDSGMYWRWIDKTWRLDLTNDGALQLPSSKYKTTADPKPDEGFIYYDNTWKNPSTEDSFSKYTRRRRWIRTAELVSPGDDSSTDSASLPHSASETVGLTLPKSTSISDVQSVNASGNITTSAETAPDSAGTAKKRKSLRFDATSTVYEEGVSDLKNVKETLEGGATDKKEE from the coding sequence ATGCCTACGGATCCGAACTCAAACCCTGTTTCAAAAGCAGGTCTGACACCTTCTAGCATTAACAGCAACATTTCAGAAGTACAACCAACAACAGGCCTGAATACAATCAATGCTGCCGCAGGCGTCAAAGTGAAGGAGACTGAGAACTTGAGAGCAAACTTCACTGCCAAGTCCAGCTTACCAGCAGGCTCCGAGATCACCTGCACCCCCCAGTCTTCCCCGTTATTGTCATCCACGCCTCCCACAGTTAGCAAGAGCCTGATCAAGGCCTATCCATATTTGATTGctctcaacaagatcttggGGGTCCTCACATGGACCGATGATACTTCCTACATATCCGTTCTCTTAGTGACGACTGCGACgctatttattttatacTTCGAGAACTTCGTGATTTATCTTGGACATCTATCAATTGTTGGTCTCATATTCCTTTATTCGATTTTCCGTTCTTATGTCGAGAAGGAGCAAAAGAAGAGTCCTACGTTGGACGATGTGGTGCATTGTTTAACGACCGTCAGCGTTCGTGCGGACATGCTACTTTTCCCCGTGAGTTCCCTAAATCTCACTTCGGCAGACCTGCGCAGGCTCCTGTTCACATCCATTTTTCTTTCCCCGGGCTACATCTTGGTCTGCTACCTCCTCTTTCCACCGAAGACGCTTTTGCTCATACttgtgatttttttcctaACATATCACTCCTCGTGGTCAAGGGTTACACGAAAATTGCTTTGGCGTTCGTCCATAGTGAGAGCGTTTTGTTTCTATAACACAGGCTTGATTTTCGAGTCCGGAAACAACGAAAAAAGCTCGCTTTTCAAGACGGCCATGAACAAAACCAACAAGAAGCTAAAAGAGGTCACTAGGAAGGCTGGAGGTAAACACAGCGGTCCGGTGAGGTTTACATATGTCCTATATGAGAACCAGAGACGGTGGCTAGGAGTTGGATGGACTCCAAATCTGCTCAGCTACGAAAGAACTCCGTGGACTGACGAGTTCCTCAACGAAGCTGAGTCACCAGACAACTTTGAGCTTCCACAACTAAACGACGACTCGGGCATGTACTGGAGATGGATCGACAAGACTTGGAGACTGGACCTCACCAACGATGGAGCTTTGCAGTTGCCGTCTTCCAAATACAAAACTACAGCTGATCCTAAGCCGGACGAGGGGTTCATCTATTACGACAACACATGGAAGAATCCGTCCACCGAAGATTCGTTCAGCAAGTATACGCGACGCAGAAGATGGATTCGCACAGCAGAGCTGGTTTCTCCAGGCGACGACAGCTCTACGGACAGTGCCTCTTTGCCGCATTCGGCTTCCGAAACTGTGGGGCTgactcttccaaaatcgaccTCGATTTCTGACGTGCAGAGTGTCAATGCAAGTGGCAATATCACCACGAGCGCAGAGACTGCTCCGGATTCCGCAGGAACAGCAAAGAAACGTAAGAGTCTACGATTCGATGCTACTTCGACGGTGTACGAGGAAGGGGTGTCTGATTTGAAAAACGTTAAGGAAACTCTTGAAGGCGGTGCCACAGACAAGAAGGAAGAATGA
- a CDS encoding 60S ribosomal protein L9-B gives MKYVQSSELLELPEGVSVQIKSRIITVTGPRGQLSKNLRHIDVTFTKISDKQIKITVHNGDRKHVATLRTVKSLIANLVKGVTVGFKYKMRFVYAHFPINVNVVNEDGQEYVEIRNFLGEKRLRKVKVWEGCKATISTAQKDELIVEGNSLENVSQTCADIQQICRVRNKDIRKFLDGIYVSEKGHIVEEA, from the coding sequence ATGAAGTACGTCCAATCTTCCGAGCTGTTGGAGCTCCCAGAGGGAGTCTCCGTCCAAATCAAGTCCAGAATCATTACTGTCACCGGTCCAAGAGGTCAGTTGAGTAAGAACTTGAGACACATCGACGTCACTTTCACCAAGATCTCCGACAAACAAATTAAGATTACTGTCCACAATGGTGACAGAAAACACGTCGCCACTTTGAGAACCGTCAAGTCCTTGATTGCCAACCTCGTCAAGGGTGTTACCGTCGGATTCAAGTACAAGATGAGATTCGTGTACGCGCACTTCCCTATCAACGTTAACGTTGTTAACGAGGACGGCCAGGAATACGTCGAGATCAGAAACTTCTTGGGTGAGAAGAGACTTAGAAAGGTCAAGGTCTGGGAAGGATGCAAGGCCACTATCTCCACTGCCCagaaggacgagctgattgtTGAGGGTAACTCTTTGGAGAACGTTTCGCAGACATGCGCAGACATTCAGCAGATCTGCAGAGTCAGAAACAAGGATATCAGAAAGTTCTTGGACGGTATTTACGTTTCCGAGAAGGGCCACATCGTTGAGGAGGCCTAA